Proteins from a genomic interval of Candidatus Poribacteria bacterium:
- a CDS encoding phytanoyl-CoA dioxygenase family protein: MTPEVAIQKREQMIEEGFCIVDNVLTEEFLQELRDESERLIAGHVEPEDVIYQGQHVNVRGEDNTHIQKLLEWQPSREALEQIGFGDFVSSGGIIILTKESGGPPLYWHQDWMRWNDPLSCAPWPQTIFLNYYLTDTDRENGCLKVIPGTHRKRIDLHDILVPAHEQGARFIDEDHPIMFSDHPDQVDICAKAGSLVMADARILHSAHRNFTDVRRTLILAWHSRPNTVPDYWDREIPEVVASRDEDANYPMSRIPGDFLQP, from the coding sequence ATGACACCTGAAGTCGCTATACAAAAGCGGGAACAAATGATTGAAGAGGGGTTCTGCATTGTTGATAATGTTCTGACAGAGGAATTTCTACAGGAACTCCGAGACGAATCGGAACGACTGATCGCAGGACACGTAGAACCGGAAGATGTTATCTATCAAGGACAGCACGTCAACGTCCGCGGTGAGGATAACACGCATATTCAAAAATTGCTGGAGTGGCAACCTTCACGTGAAGCACTCGAACAGATCGGATTTGGCGATTTTGTATCATCGGGTGGAATCATTATTCTGACGAAGGAATCCGGGGGACCCCCGCTCTATTGGCATCAAGATTGGATGCGCTGGAACGATCCACTGAGTTGCGCCCCGTGGCCACAAACGATTTTCCTTAATTATTATCTTACAGATACGGATCGGGAAAATGGTTGTTTAAAGGTCATTCCGGGCACACACCGTAAGCGTATCGATTTACACGACATATTGGTGCCGGCGCATGAGCAGGGGGCGCGGTTCATTGATGAAGATCATCCCATCATGTTCAGTGATCACCCAGATCAAGTAGATATCTGTGCGAAAGCGGGGTCGTTGGTAATGGCGGATGCGCGCATTTTACACTCTGCCCACAGAAACTTTACCGACGTTCGACGCACCCTAATCCTCGCATGGCATAGCCGTCCGAATACTGTGCCGGACTATTGGGATAGAGAAATACCGGAAGTCGTTGCGAGTCGCGACGAAGACGCAAATTATCCGATGTCTCGTATTCCGGGCGATTTTTTACAGCCATAA
- a CDS encoding phytanoyl-CoA dioxygenase family protein, which translates to MERHTLEYEVLNDHNPDAESGGHWEIEVHASPEELQAFAEMGYLVREGLFQGVVLQKLRDALDRLEERESEKRDSAMAGKRGWGFIPRHLMDKDEAFLELLKFQPTLSIARAMMGPLVRLRGLSARISYPGDDREHQTPWHQHLRVVSNPLPPWFSRPHCIDCLIYLDDLNEDTGAVAVVPGSHDWLDKATPNSYESVESEVELRVKAGGGVLIHGNLWHRGLPTLNAKRRMLILSYTPTWLRKSPHGGAQPEDGLTHTFLKEADLEERMLLGVGGYS; encoded by the coding sequence ATGGAAAGACATACACTCGAGTACGAAGTACTAAACGACCACAATCCAGATGCGGAATCCGGGGGACACTGGGAAATTGAGGTGCACGCGAGCCCCGAAGAATTGCAGGCGTTCGCCGAAATGGGGTACCTTGTTCGGGAAGGGCTCTTTCAAGGCGTGGTACTCCAAAAATTGCGGGATGCTCTCGATCGTTTAGAGGAACGTGAGTCGGAAAAACGAGACAGTGCGATGGCTGGTAAACGGGGGTGGGGCTTCATTCCGCGTCATCTGATGGATAAGGATGAAGCATTCTTGGAACTCCTTAAATTCCAACCGACTTTATCAATTGCCCGTGCGATGATGGGACCCCTTGTCCGGTTGCGTGGTCTGAGCGCACGCATCAGTTATCCCGGTGATGATCGGGAACACCAAACGCCGTGGCACCAACATCTACGTGTCGTATCTAACCCGTTGCCACCGTGGTTTTCACGTCCACACTGTATTGATTGCCTCATCTATCTGGATGATCTGAACGAAGATACCGGCGCGGTCGCAGTCGTCCCTGGATCGCATGACTGGTTGGACAAGGCAACACCGAATAGTTACGAATCCGTGGAAAGTGAAGTCGAGCTACGAGTGAAAGCGGGGGGCGGCGTGCTAATCCACGGCAATCTCTGGCACCGGGGCTTACCAACGCTAAACGCCAAGCGGAGAATGTTAATTTTAAGTTATACGCCGACATGGCTCCGAAAATCACCCCACGGTGGCGCACAACCGGAAGATGGGTTGACCCACACCTTCCTTAAAGAGGCAGATTTGGAAGAACGGATGCTGTTAGGGGTCGGAGGATATTCCTAA
- a CDS encoding phytanoyl-CoA dioxygenase family protein, with protein sequence MLSRKQKLEFYENGYISIPGVVPRLMIDAARQAINHSIGAVGMNEGDLERYRAQSYCSEIREASEIVDLFNKTPILKLSESLMGEGNVQTPSSGQIALRFPGPLQVDPNEPHGHLDGLGSGTNGMAKGVYRRGFTALAVIYLADVLETYSGNFTVWPKSHSFFANYFEKEGHEILADGMPQAELPEGPKQIVGKAGDVVLTHHQLVHTAAPNAAADIRYAVIFRLRHIDCEKNGYDAYTNIWNEWPGVQEAIAAADA encoded by the coding sequence ATGCTCAGTCGTAAACAGAAATTAGAGTTTTATGAGAACGGCTATATCTCTATCCCCGGCGTTGTGCCGCGACTTATGATAGACGCAGCGCGGCAGGCGATTAATCACTCCATCGGTGCTGTCGGTATGAACGAAGGAGACTTAGAGCGCTACCGGGCGCAATCCTACTGCAGCGAAATTCGTGAAGCCTCTGAGATCGTCGATCTCTTCAATAAAACACCGATCCTCAAGCTTTCAGAATCATTGATGGGTGAAGGGAACGTTCAAACGCCGAGTTCAGGACAGATTGCCCTGCGTTTCCCGGGTCCGTTGCAAGTGGATCCAAACGAACCGCACGGACACCTTGACGGGTTAGGGAGCGGTACAAACGGAATGGCAAAAGGGGTGTATCGGCGTGGATTCACTGCACTCGCTGTGATTTATCTCGCGGATGTCCTCGAAACGTATAGCGGGAACTTCACTGTTTGGCCGAAATCGCACAGTTTCTTCGCTAACTATTTCGAAAAAGAGGGGCACGAGATTTTGGCGGACGGGATGCCACAGGCGGAACTACCGGAGGGGCCCAAACAGATCGTTGGCAAAGCAGGCGATGTGGTCCTCACACATCACCAACTCGTTCACACGGCGGCACCAAACGCTGCAGCGGATATCCGCTACGCCGTCATTTTCCGGCTGCGACACATTGATTGTGAGAAAAACGGGTATGATGCTTACACCAATATCTGGAACGAATGGCCCGGTGTTCAAGAAGCAATCGCTGCAGCTGATGCCTAA
- a CDS encoding SDR family oxidoreductase: protein MIPIDLSDKVAVITGGSGALGRVMVRTLAEAGASDAHYWRKVPMQRRGTAQEIANTVLFLASDLASYITGAYIPVCGGNVMPTI, encoded by the coding sequence ATGATTCCGATTGACCTTTCCGATAAAGTAGCAGTAATTACAGGTGGTTCAGGCGCGTTGGGACGCGTGATGGTGAGGACCTTGGCGGAAGCGGGCGCGTCCGACGCGCATTATTGGCGTAAAGTCCCGATGCAACGGCGTGGAACTGCCCAAGAAATTGCCAACACTGTGCTTTTTCTGGCGTCAGACCTCGCGAGTTACATCACAGGTGCGTATATCCCCGTGTGTGGTGGGAATGTGATGCCGACAATTTGA
- a CDS encoding LamG domain-containing protein, translating into MTCISYYTRRLPMKTALTFSLVMSILILVGPVLMTDAQVVKEDDLIIYYSFNKDTLKGDDVIDVSGNGNDGLIKNNDVKSVKGKVGEGMEFPGVATSYIAVREHQYVDPIKEFSITAWSKADQRGMIASWDRSEFFRFAVGDDVGGNIGTTFVAFDTCCPCCHDWFGETDVADDKWHHLAATFDGKKHRIYVDGKLDQEVDAPAKVIGAGQARYGFIGIGSEAGAFDGGTGPTWAYKGILDEFMLFHRPLSDKEIEHLASGPENPFDVDPKGKLSTTWGYIKDLQ; encoded by the coding sequence ATGACGTGTATCTCTTATTACACAAGGAGACTTCCAATGAAAACTGCGCTTACGTTCAGCTTAGTGATGTCAATCCTAATTTTGGTGGGACCGGTGTTGATGACCGATGCCCAAGTGGTCAAAGAGGATGATCTCATCATCTATTACAGTTTCAACAAAGACACCCTCAAGGGTGACGATGTGATTGATGTGTCCGGTAACGGGAATGACGGACTTATCAAAAACAACGATGTCAAATCGGTGAAAGGCAAAGTCGGGGAAGGCATGGAGTTTCCCGGCGTCGCAACGAGTTACATTGCAGTCCGAGAGCACCAATATGTCGATCCGATTAAAGAGTTTAGTATCACCGCATGGTCTAAGGCGGATCAGAGAGGCATGATTGCGTCTTGGGATCGGAGCGAATTCTTCCGTTTCGCTGTCGGTGATGACGTCGGTGGCAATATAGGCACAACCTTTGTTGCTTTTGACACCTGTTGTCCGTGTTGCCACGATTGGTTCGGTGAGACGGATGTTGCCGATGACAAATGGCACCATCTCGCGGCAACGTTCGACGGGAAAAAGCATCGAATATACGTTGATGGGAAATTAGATCAAGAGGTAGATGCACCCGCAAAAGTCATCGGCGCAGGACAAGCCCGGTATGGATTCATAGGGATTGGATCAGAGGCAGGCGCATTCGATGGTGGTACGGGACCGACATGGGCATACAAAGGAATTCTGGATGAGTTTATGTTGTTCCACCGTCCGCTGTCTGATAAAGAGATTGAACATCTTGCCAGTGGACCCGAGAACCCCTTTGATGTTGATCCCAAGGGTAAATTAAGCACAACTTGGGGGTACATTAAGGACCTTCAGTAG
- a CDS encoding DUF4159 domain-containing protein, translating into MRTIQLLAIFIVTALSVILPNSEGDSDRFTFVRLKYGGQLTRRSSWRVDWPASDRNFIWQLRKQTNIDADPREKIIDVGATELFEYPFAYMLEVGSLRLSYKEAQNLREYLLRGGFIFIDDFHGEREWAWFYKEFKKIFPEREPVDIPISHPIFRCFFKIEKLVQIPGLRSLFSGRTYERYDGYPAYCRGVYDDNGRLMMMINFNTDLGDAWEHAAEDLYPREYSNAALQMGINAVVYALTH; encoded by the coding sequence ATGCGAACCATCCAGTTGTTAGCCATTTTCATTGTGACGGCCCTATCCGTTATCCTGCCGAATTCAGAGGGTGATTCGGACAGATTCACCTTCGTCCGTCTAAAATATGGGGGGCAACTCACAAGACGCAGCAGTTGGCGAGTGGATTGGCCCGCCTCCGACCGGAATTTTATCTGGCAACTCCGCAAACAGACGAATATTGATGCCGATCCCCGTGAAAAGATTATTGATGTTGGTGCGACGGAGTTGTTTGAATATCCGTTCGCTTACATGCTGGAGGTCGGAAGCCTCAGGTTGAGCTATAAAGAGGCACAGAATTTACGCGAATATCTTTTACGCGGAGGTTTTATCTTCATTGACGATTTCCACGGGGAACGTGAATGGGCATGGTTTTACAAGGAATTCAAGAAGATTTTCCCAGAACGAGAACCGGTAGACATCCCGATATCCCATCCGATTTTCCGATGCTTCTTCAAAATCGAAAAACTCGTCCAGATTCCCGGACTCCGTTCACTTTTTAGTGGACGCACCTATGAGAGATACGACGGTTATCCCGCATACTGTCGCGGGGTTTATGACGACAATGGACGGTTGATGATGATGATCAACTTCAATACCGACCTTGGAGACGCCTGGGAACATGCCGCAGAAGATTTATACCCACGGGAGTATTCAAATGCCGCATTGCAGATGGGTATCAATGCGGTTGTCTATGCCCTCACGCACTAA